The DNA region TTTTCTTTATCCCCTTGCTATTTGGTTAAGGTTGACCCTTCCACTTTTCGGTCAATTGAACATTCCGGTCTTGGACTAATTGTTTTCTACTCTTCGTAGACTTGACTCTTTGACTCTTCGAAGGTCCTCTCTGATTAGACTTAGTATAGTTTGACTTCTCGTAGGTTTACTCTTCGAATTTATTTTACTTCCCGGGTGAGTTACTTTTCAATGGGTAAGATTCGTTCTTAAAGTTACCTTTCAAAGTCTAAAAAATGTCTTTAGGTTACTGTTCGAATTGATTTActcactacaaaaaaaacgCGGAAATAGCGACGGATCTAGCAACGGATTCATTCCGTTACTAATTTAATGACGGAATAGCGACGGATTTgtgagattaatttttttttcaaaaaaatgacatttagcgacggattagcgacgaCATTGAGACGGACTTTTGCGACGGAAAAGTTTTGTCGTTAAATATGTAGCTAATATTAGCGGTAAATTCTCGCGCAAAACTTTAGATGCTTAGCGACAACATAGCGACGAATTTTTCGCGGGTAAATTCGATAATTTTAATTGCTacaatttagcgacggattcaaatttccgtcgctaagttttatttaaaaaaaatcccgCTACCATCTAGCGAAGGAAttttgaatccgtcgctagatctaGCAACGGATTTAagtttccgtcgctaaatctagcGACGGCTTCAAATTTCTGTCGCTAGATGGGAGCGGAAATTGTTTTAATAAAACTTAGTGACGGACatttgaatccgtcgctagatctagcgacggatttaaaTTTCTGTCgctaaatgtaaaaatataatataatcagattaaaaatgaaataaccCCCAAATTCCCAATCCTCCATCTCCGCCATTTCTACTCCAAAGTCCAAACCCTAGAATTTCTTCCTCCTATCTCCGCCACCATATCCAAACCGCATACAGCAACCAGCCTCCGCTGCCACCCGCCGGCCGCTCCCTTCTCCTCCCCTCTCCCTCTATTTGCTCGAAGCTCCGGAGATCCAGAAAGACACCAACACACCTTCGTCGTTCCCTTCCCCTCCCTCCCCTTTTCCCGCATTCCCCAAGCTCCGGAGAAACAGCCGCCAGCAGCAAATCAGACTCCATTGCACGCAGCTGCGACTTTGGGAGCATCATAGACTGACGGCAATGACACAGCAGATAAGACGCTACCTCCTGCTGCCGTCGCCGACGCCGCCTCCCCACCACCGCAGTAGAGTCTGATTAACACACCGATTCAGATTTATCTTTGCCTTTGTTTCAGGCCTTTGTGGATAGTGGAACTCAGTCAACAATCATATAAAAAAGCTATGCTGAACGCCTGAACACTGGGTATGATAAATTTGTGTTTCTCTAACTACTTTAACTTTTTTCTGTGCTGTTTATttatcatttgtttttttttattgcgaATAATAATGAATCATAATATTGTTACCTATACAGAAGAGTGAATCTGAAATATGTAATGAGAGTTGGTAAAATTTCTCAAGCATATATATACAGACTAGTAAAGCAACTGGGATTCTAGATCTGGTGAGAGTAACATTTCTGGAGATTTGTTTGGATACTTGATTATAGTTACAGAAATTCAGTTTACCTAACAAAAGATTGTACTttgtattatatgtatattgtaATGCCATATAAAGTAGGAATTATGGGGAGGGGGGATTTTTTATTCTGAAATGATAATGCCTATATTTTAGTGTATAAAACTGTAATTATTGTTCACATGTTTTCTTTCAGTTTGTTAAGGCTTCTAGATACACTCTATAGAGGCATTGCTCATGATGTTGGTCAATCAGAGATACTTGGTCCGATTCATGTTTCTCCTATCAATGTTTGTAAGATTTGAAACTATCTCGCATTTACTTTGCATAAAATTTTCTCACATCTTTGATGCATGTATGATTCAGTCTTTTGTTGGAGCAATAGAGGATGATAGTTTATGTTTGGTTTACTTTCTATTGTCATGTGCTTCTGTCTGTCTGAGGaaatatgtattatttattttttcccgTTTTCCCTTGCTTTTGATTTTATTGAGATATGCTGTCCTACATTTATACAAAGACTAAAGTCACATGACTGACAAAATAGAGCCCAGTACATTTTCCAAAGTTGCACTAAGTTATAGCGTAGCTCGGGCTCAAATTGAAAATGAACAAGATAATCTACTGAAGGCATTTGGAACACAGGTTTGAGCATATCTTATTCAGTTATTGAACTGATTTTGGCCTTAAAATCTTTCATGATAGTTGCTAGGTTACCttcttatttgtttgttttatcaTAAGCATCATGGGCTTCATTGGAATACTGGTTCCCCTTGATTAGAGACAGTTTTAAAactgttttttaaaattgaaatacttgaaattagtataatttataCTAGTAGTACTTTATTGGAGATTGAAAAAAGTGCTTTTGCTGGtcctttttttgtttgttaattgCATTGATACCAAGGTTTTCAAGAACTCTTATTGATCCTAAATATCTTTCTCTAATGTCTATAATAAAGTTGTTGATGTGGAGTCCTTGTTTCGGTTATGGATTTACTTCTTAAAGTGTTTCTACTAGATAAGTACTTGTAGATGTAGTGTTTTTCTTCATATCTGTTGATGCCTAGGATGTCTCACTCAAGagttatatatttcttttatttttgacaaAACCATCTGAATGTGGATAGGTGAATATGCTAGGATTCTAGTTTGCATGTAGCCTTGATGTATATCAACTGGTGATTTTATTAGGCATTTGAAGATATTTGGCACGTACTTTAAATACCTTTCATAACTTTTGGGAATTTTAACTTTATTCTGATCAGtattattaatactttattGCTAGTGATTGTCCAATGATGGCTTAGAAAAGCCATATGTAATCCCTTGTTTTGGTAAAAGTTGAAAAAGTATTGGGTCTAAATTTGAACTGtagtatactagtattttctccCCTAATCATGTGTAGGTCCCAATTTTTTGATGGACCTTGGAGCTTGACATCAAATTCTAGAGTTCTACATGTGAAAAAAGTATCTACAatttacataaatataaatgCATTTCTCCCCTAATCATGTGTATGCTCAGTGACTGCCTTACTGGGTCAGGTATTGTGATTTAAAGCAAATATGAATTTATGTAGAATTGTCTCTACCCTTATGAAgtaaaacacaaattaaaacgCATAATTGCACAAATAGCCCTAATAATTGCATACAGTATTTTTATTATCAATCACCATTGTTTTTCCTGCACTAGGCAACTACAAAGTACTAGTATTATTTACTACACCAAACCTTCCCATGTTGAACACTTGTCCTTGTTTAGGTTGGAGACGAAGGTGGTGCAGCAAAGACAGCCCCTATGAAGATGAAAGTCCAGTTCATGCTTCAAGTGCCACAAGATGATATCCAATCATCAGCCCTGATGGTCCGCGTTAAGAAGAGATGGGACTTATGATATGATGATGTTGCGGTAATTAAAGGCAAAAATGATGCTTTCCTATCCTTTGAAATGTTTAATGTAAGATGGGGCATTTCTATCAATAGTTTTCCCCTTGTACAAAGCTTTAGACATTTTTCTCCCCTGCCCTCTACTCCTCCAGTTCGTTGTTACTATATATGTGCACATGATGCCCACCAGGACAAAGGATTAGTTGGACATGACAATTGACATTTACTGGTGTATAAGGTGAAACATTCTCAAGATAAGTTTGAATCTTTTGTATGTTTAATCTTCTAATACTAATGAAACATTTGACAGACTCTGTTTGTTGTAACCACTGATGGGAAATacaaatatttacatttttgcAAGTACAGTGCAGTTGTATGTGATATTAATTAGTGGAtagcttttattttaaaaaaaattaaattaaatttagcgacggattgaAAATCCGTAGttaaatttagcgacggatatatccgtcgctaaacatAACGACAGACTTTAGCTTTAGCGACGGATATGTTTGTCGTTATTCCCTCACAAATTTCATCATCAAATTCGTCACCGAAAGGAATTAGCGACGGTTTAGAGACGGAGAAGAATTTTGTCGCTAAATTCTAGCGAGGAGGGTTTTAAACGCTTTTAGAGATGGATTTTTGCTATTTAGCGACGAAACTTGTCTGTCGCTATTTttgcgtttttttgtagtgactTTCCGGTTGGTAAATTTTATTCTCTAAGTTACCTTTTGAACTTCTATTTCAAAGTAAAAGTTGGGGACTAAAAATTCATAAcacttttggtatcatcaaaatctaaatacaatgttcttaacaatttttttatcaatttatttagatcagaattattatatttatcaatttatgtatttatttttattataataagttataagttaaaaattatttattgacatctttttattatattcaGTAATAatctttataattattttaaatcttattttaatataaagaataattatttccataattaatattttataagaaataattttataatagatttatgttcatgtttttaaaaatgaaccaaataaaaaaaatattattttatagctTTCAACcaaagagaaaatatcattttaggCAAACACCAGAAAGCGAAAATATTTTTAGAGTGTTTCCAAATGGACACAATGATCAAATTAGATGGGATATAATCCACTAATTACTGAAAAGTGTCCATGAAATTTaaaagaacaattaaaaaaaaaaaaaaagacatacaATTATCATTGCATATTAACCACTTCAACGTGTTATTTTATTAGATATGTAGATTTCTAATTAACTCAAGGTGGAACAGACTAATTTAATAGCAAAtcataaaaagtaaatattttttttaattaaatagtgACTAATAGTGAATGAGAACTATGGAGGGAATGAATTATGtggaaaaagaattgtaatttcattggaaaagaataatgtgggaataaagtcgaagtttaaatttaagtgtttggtttgtacgaataaaattactaggaatttcaattccaatgtttgctATAGGAagtgaaagggaataagtagtataaagtctaaaatgtatgtatgttgttgttgttgttgttgttgttgttgtttttgttattattattattattattattattaatcatcttATATGACCATTATCTCTTGGacccatttgcatattcaaacacccaaaaaatataacatattaatttcaaaatttttgttctTCAAAATGTAGGCAAATACGCTATATACACATCAAATTTAAGTACTTGAGAGTTTTGAGATCagaaaacatacttgattaaggttggCCTAAAATGATTATTGCTCAAAAACGGCGTTCGCTGTTAATATACAGTAGTCGAAGAATAATAGACGCTATCATCTAGAAGGGAAGGTTAGACATTAATCAAGtatgttaattgcagtccacgactttcaaaactataattgcataccatgacaattcaatttttttcaattttgatcacTCCGGCCAAATGTAGCcggaagttaaaataatgagggtattttagtcatttcacatctttctcttcttctccggctAACCAATTTTTTCGGTGGACCAGGCAGCCTTGGTCTCTCTCCCTCACCAAGGCGTTGCAGTCCATTGACCACCAGCTGTTGGCGGTCCATATATACACGGCAACCGAAGGGATTTGAAATGGCGACTCACGTTTGGCACTGCGGCGGTCGCGAAGGGTTTCAGTCGCCATTTTGTTCTGATTTTTCTTTGcaatgttaatatttaattttagacAACGTTTGGCGGTTGCGAAgggtttatgattttttttacttgGTCTGGCGGTCGCGAAGGGTTTCTATTGCCTTGTTATACACCATTTTTCTGATATTTCAATTTGTAGATGTAAATTGTAATAACTATTGTTACTTTTTTGGAATGCAGGAGGGGTTGAGTGCAATAGAGAAACTAGAGATAGCATCTCTTTGATTGAAATCAACGATTTAGAAGAAAGAGAGTCACACTTGAAAGCTCAGTAAGGAAGATTTTGTTTCTCTTCAAGATTATACAAGCTTCCATTTTCCCCCAGAATTGtccttgtttttcatttttctccgCCGGAAAAAATTGGTTCGCgggagaagaagagaaagatgtgaaatgactaaaatatcctcattattttaacttctggcgacatttggccggcaatttggccagagtgaccaaaattgataaaaattgaatagtcttGGTATGCAATTAATAGTTTTGAAAGTTGTTGACTGTAATTAACATgatccctatagtcagtggactaaaatgacaatttgctcttaattttaggttaaaaaagagggataattttgtcttaggactcttttttcttcctaaaattcacggaattaaaatcccgacgccatgggattctaatttcatgaaaatgagggaattacaattctctccaaccaaactaaagaatttactcaatttagttgcCTTTGAAATTAAATGGGAATAATTAAGTAGAAATAGAATACAaattccatccaaccaaacgccttgtAAAGGTAAgtagcatttaaaaaaaatatccttcAGTTTCCAACTCCATTAAGAACAATCAATATAATATCTGTCgcaatttaccaaaaaaaatataatatctgTCGCATTAGTAAGATTCATTCAATTAATTCGTTTaatttcaaattgaattaatcaataacattaattaatcaattttcaATTTGATAGAACTGATCatcaaataaaaacaataccttctttataattaattgaaacctaaataaaataaaataaaataaaaaactttgaTACTACTAACTGATCGAATTAATTCACATAAGTTTAATACATTAATCTCATTGGAATACAAATAAGTTACATATCAATTTTTAAAGTGAAATTAATTAGTTAACTGAATTTTTATTCGATCAATTAATTTGACCTGAAAccgaaatatttaattaatcaattaactgAAGTAAATTTTGGTTGTGTTATGTTACAAATTATGGTGTATCCTCGCGTAAATCATTGTAAGTTCTCAAACATAACATAACAATATAGGGTAAGATAGAGAGATAAATGATGAAgtattatcataaaataatacCTCTAGTAGTATCCAcgtatatttatttacaacactcccccttggcATTACTATATCATACCCATTCAGTCATTCATGCATCATTAAAAACCTCTCTAAAAAAACTTAATGGGAAAAATCTAGTTGAGAAAAAGAatacatgatatatgtgtgtTCATGTGTTACACTAGCTAGCTGCCtcgttaaaaagtttttaattaagaaaattatatcaaaatccAATCAAAGAAAATAGTACAATTGTTGGTTTTCAAGACCCAATATTCAGGATTGATTCAAGTAAATGACACTCCtttgaagataacaatcttcagaGCCTGACCTACACAttctattataaaaatatttttccaaaaataagTGTAAAAACggattttgtgaacaaatatGCTAAATTGTTACTCAAGCTaaaatttgtataataatattgtGACTCTTCTAGAGCTCACATGGGTTGAATCTTGACgttatatattttgtcaaatatttttaaaaagagttatttccatttttggtcctactattatttggacattgtcaattttagtccacttcattaatttttgccacattgcgaccagttttatttagtttttgcCACTtctagtccaccgttaaaattgtTGTCAAATAATCGTCCAAAACCGgagtattttggtcttttcatgctttgatcatctctttTACCCTTTGCAATGGTTTtacttacacattttcatccaatgaaggggtccgacgaaagccatgggtttgtaatgtggctcacatggctttcgctggacctcttcattggatgaaaatgtataaggaaaaccactgcaaagaatcaaagagatgaccaaagcatgaaaagaccaaaaaatacccctgttttggatagtcatttgacgaaaattttaacagtggattaaaagtggaaatgactaaataagactggccgcattatggcaaaaattaatgaagtggactaaaattggcaatgcctcaataacaataggaccaaaaatggaaatgactcttttaAAAATGCCCATTTATCATTTGTGCAACACAAGCTTTTAGGACTTGACATCATGAGGATCTTTCTACCCAAGTATTTATTTACAACACTCCCCTGATCATTTTAGCCAATACCCAAGTAgccattaaataatatattggtTTCTTACATAAATGTCAAAATCTTTGTACCTCGAAGATACTAGAGGATATGCTAAACattgttttaatatttcattgtagaacactaatggtgtgtttggttcgcacatgaaaatcggaatcggaatggcaATCAGTtacttgataatggtaatgagttctggtgaaagtattttacatatttggtagtatggtggaattggaatgattaccaatattgatgtttggttgtgtatgatCTATAATgtgaataaatgttttaaaaatacaaaaaaaaaacaaaaaattaaggtaATTGATCACAATATAATGACATCTAAAGCATCAATAtgaatacaaaaaatcaaaacaaaaatctaaaaaaatactcatccaaacttaaaaattagatgaCCAAAGATAGAatgatttcttttcttttctagtGGGTAAACACATGCACCAAGCACACCCTAAATGTTGCTAGCTAGCAATTTTATCGCAAATACAATATAAGACTTGTTGCAATTATAGAACTTCTAGTCGTGTTACAATAACAATGAAGTAATTGACTTTTGGTTTTAAGGTGTCCTCATTACTCTATTCGAGTTTAAGTGGTTCCTTGTCTATTTCAAGAGATTAGGCAACCGTTAGTGTGATGAGTATATGATACTTAGCCTatcttgaaaaatgtttttgatGCGTTTTTATATCGATAACTAGTGTATaaaattcattcaaaaaaataattgatttgtaAGTCGAGATAATACTTAAGTTTCTCAAATCTTTCATTgagtttattatcaaaatggtcccttgactattgcgaaattaccaatttagtcctcgacaattttttttacCCAATTAAGTTCTCGACTTTGCAAAATAAACGGAGaaccaaattgattaaatttttcaaagtcgaggacttaattgggcaagagaAATTGCCGataaccaaattggtaatttcacaataacCAAAGGACCATTTCAATAATAAGCTCTCTATCATTTTAAACTCCGTCTTTAGACGTGAACTAATATCAACAAACAATGtacaaagaaatattattatagtagagaaatattattatagtataatACTTCTAGTAATATTCACATATTTATTACTATTTATTTACAACAGATTGAACCCAGAACATCCCTGGCCACAAATCATTTtggccctgtttgataaataatcagcctatcagccaattttgacttatttgaccagtattagttgtttggttaataagatttttgtaactccaaaatgctaaaattcaaaaggctactcaaagtagccttttcaattagctttttggaaaaacaaattatatcagctaacagctaatttatcaacaactttttacaatcagctaatattatcaacaaatcataccttctaaccaaACATCCAACCCAATCAGTCCAAACAGGGCCTTTATTGAAGTTATAACTATTCTTTGATGTGCCTATTTTTGTATGattagtttcttttttcttttattacttTAAATTCAAATACACCACAAAATGTCACATTAAAGAGTAAATCTATAAATGTGTGTAAGATTGTTCTATCATGGATTAACTATTTAACCCGTCAGTCAAACAGATGAAGCGGAAACATATTTGGCTGCTGGCCGCGAGTGTTTTGGTTTTCGAAAAATAAATAGCGGAAAGGTGCAGTGTAGCGTGTAGGATTCCTGTGACGGAGAGTTGCTTTCTTATCTACATATCTGCtttgatttaataatataattgcccaTCAAAAAGAGACAAGGGAAAAAGAAGGCCATGTATTTATCATattcattcttcttctccatgaaataCATTACTTAATCCACCAACTTTTTTCTTTCGTGGCAATCAGGATAATGCTCACTCTACTCTGAATCGGAATCCATGTTTCCCATTGCCTTCAACCCTCTAGGTCTCTGAAATCGTTAAAACAAAAACTTTAACATAAATTGGTCCCAAAAATCAAGGGACAAATTTAAAGTTGATACCAAATTGTGTGACTTGAGATAATCCCACCACAAATTTAATCATAAAAAGTGTCACGATATACGTATATTGTTTTAGTACCTTCTTCGAGACCTTTTTCTCTCTTACTTCATAACGCTCGAGGGAAAGATCGCATAGCCATGCTCCAGGACTAATTAACTAcaacatttataaaaaaaacaaaaatgtcatttcaaCTTGAAGATAAAATATAGGTACATACAGGAAAAGACAGTAGCGAAAAATAGGGGTTAAAGTATTAAAAAGAATGAAATATAGgggcaaaaataaaaagacagtttcttttataaatctcaattaattaatagaaagatttccaaaaaaacaaaataattaatcaatagaaagaagaaaaaaaaatagcgtagccaataattaataattatgtaGACTCGGCTCACCTCCAAGAAAAATCACCtccaagaaaaattaaaaaagaaaatattatttttactaatttttttctttctaccaaAAAGATAATATCGCTTTAATAAGTCCAACCTCTAGCTAACGCGTGTCTACCTATGGCACAGCTGTCCTCCTAACAGGAACCTCcgtcaaatatataattagccCTCAGCTTTATTCAGCTTTATTACATATATTCTTAAATTCTATGTCACATATTCTTAAATTCTATGTCACAGTTCTATTACATGTATTCTTAAATTTTATGCCGCATTTTTATTCCATCATGTGAAAAACAaatatttgacatttttattatgtGGGTCTAAAAAAAATGCTCCAAAAAATTTGTGAgggaaagaaaattaaaaatatgaaaaggcAGTCCATGTACTATTTTCCACTGCCTTTCAGCACCAACCATCCTAATTTACCTCTCTATTATTGTCCGACCGAAGTATAAGGCCCCTATGGTAAaagaattttcaagaaatttcattttttttgggcAAATAACCCACTGCCCTGATCacggcaaattatattgtagtcTACCGATGAAtgcttatttttaatatattatttatataataaatgtttattatttaataaaatatcaaatatttttcaatactcaaataatatagttttaaaagaaaattaaaaatatataattttgatataataaaaaatgtaacttaAATATTATCCACTTTATAATGGTCTATTATAATGATTGGATAATCACTGCGgagttaatattttattttgtttattaatattGAAGTCTcatctttgtgcttcaatatactttattaacattaaaaaaaaaaaaaaaaaaaaaaagaaagaagcacAATCTACATATTAGGACTCGTACATACCGTAATAAATaggtaaataatatttatattgcaaATTTATTTTAGATGAAATCGTCATTTAAATGACCCtaaatttgatgaaaaaaatacaataaaattaaGTATTATAGACCGTATAAAAGTAATGTTTCCCAACCATTTCATGATTCTCCCATTATCAAATGAGATCAATTAGCAATTTGATACCAAATAGATATGATGATCCTGTAGATTAGTCTACCAAGAAATAATTCTAATGCATTTGGACTTGCAACGGATTCTCTAGATTACTCCTtatttagtaattaattaattaattagaacaAATAGGCTGAGAATCAGtgaatatgattaaaaagtgaataataataaaaaaggggAAGAAGATAAGAAGTTACATTGAGAGTACGCTGGATGAATTTGGCTCGTTTTTTGGGTCGCTGAGGAAGCTTGGATCCTTTGATGGCCATGAAATCCTCCTCTTTCTCCTTATTGGTAAGCGCAATAACGAACTTAGGCGGCCAAACCACCGGAATTGCATCACTGCCGGAGGAGGACCCTCCTTTCTTGCTCTCATGCCCCGTCTCCGATGAAACCGACCCACCACCGCCGCCGTGGTGGTGATGCTGGTTGTTATCATTATTGTGGATGCCCCTGGTATGGTTGTTATTATGTGCACCGCCTCTCTTATCTCCTTTATCAGGAGAAGCCAAATTCCTCAGCCCGTTGCTCCGTTCTCTCATAGCAACTGAATTCTCAGAATTCCTAAAAAGGGGAAGAAACACAAACCCAACATATTAGTCatctttaaacaaaaataaataaacaaataatacaatttttttattagaaaaattcGATTAAAATTACCAATTATGCCTTAGATCgcagggaagaaaacaatgggTTGTTTGGGGGAGATTATGGTGACGAATAGAAAGAAAGTGTATCTGCGAGTGTGACTGAGATCTGAATCCAAACGTGTCCAGCAGAGGAGGAAAAAAAGGTAATATACTACAGAGAGAAGAAAGGGGAAAGAGAAAGAAGAGGGAGCCGTCGGATTTAGAATGTAGGGAGGAAGGGGGTACGTGGCAGAAGATTAGGGAGGGCATAAATCCAGGAAAGGGTAGGGGTCCCACAGTTTCCAACGTTGATATGACGACTTACTCAGCTTCACATGTGATATGCTGTGTAATGCAACCACCGCAACATCACTTCCTCACCCGACCCCTCTCTCTCCCACTATACGGAGGATGGGAATAAAGTTAATGATGACTCTTACGGCACACAAAACAaatgaattaaataataataataataaaatacggggtgaAGATGAGCTTTCAATCACACGCGAATACTGCCACTTGATGTGTTTGTTGGACACTAAAATAGTAAATTCAGACatcttttttaattcttttctttCCAATTTCTTCTGCTCCTTTTCCTTTTTGCTTTTGGGGGAAGAATTGGGTCGGGTGTCATTCATGCCCCCAATACTTGAAGAATTCAGCCACCAGATCAGAATCAGACACCCCATTTCTCACCACTtgtcccccaaaaaaaaaaaaaaaaaaaaaaacaaaaacaaagtcCAAAGGCTacttctatttaaaaaaaaatataaattaaagaattgattTGGCAGCCGGATATAAAGcaaatagcattttttttttcccaaaagaaaGTGACAATTTTCCTGTGGAGTAATCTTATCTTTTAT from Ipomoea triloba cultivar NCNSP0323 chromosome 6, ASM357664v1 includes:
- the LOC116022552 gene encoding uncharacterized protein LOC116022552 isoform X2, whose translation is MPSLIFCHVPPSSLHSKSDGSLFFLFPLSSLCSILPFFPPLLDTFGFRSQSHSQIHFLSIRHHNLPQTTHCFLPCDLRHNWNSENSVAMRERSNGLRNLASPDKGDKRGGAHNNNHTRGIHNNDNNQHHHHGGGGGSVSSETGHESKKGGSSSGSDAIPVVWPPKFVIALTNKEKEEDFMAIKGSKLPQRPKKRAKFIQRTLNLISPGAWLCDLSLERYEVREKKVSKKRPRGLKAMGNMDSDSE
- the LOC116022552 gene encoding uncharacterized protein LOC116022552 isoform X1, with protein sequence MEKNYRDGFLLRSSNHHRSETRSTSTTTSSDFVLQWGNRKRLRCMKVHNKNSGSARAEHDDLSEPSGSAPVQRTTGRADRRVGRSDPNRDSSNHQQQHGNNTGVSNGYLNLRQRPASPSHRILRNSENSVAMRERSNGLRNLASPDKGDKRGGAHNNNHTRGIHNNDNNQHHHHGGGGGSVSSETGHESKKGGSSSGSDAIPVVWPPKFVIALTNKEKEEDFMAIKGSKLPQRPKKRAKFIQRTLNLISPGAWLCDLSLERYEVREKKVSKKRPRGLKAMGNMDSDSE